Within the Solwaraspora sp. WMMA2056 genome, the region CTCCGGGCCGAGGGAGAGGGTGAGCACGATCTCGCCGCCACGTACGACCCGGCCGTTGCCCGGCGGATCCTGGGCGAGCACCAGATCGCGGGCCACCGTGTCGTCGTGGCGCGGGTCGGTGAACCGGACGGTCAGGCCCCGCTCGTTGGCCAGTGCCTGGGCCTGCGCCCGGTCGAGGCTGACCAGCTCGGGCGCGGCCGTGTACCGGCCGGCCCCGAACCACCAACCGCCGATGCCCACCAGCAGGACCAGCACCACCACGCCGGCGATCACCGCCAGCCGGTTCTGTGGGTCCCGCAGCCACCCGCCGCGCCCGGCGCCGGCACCGGCGTCACCGCTGCGGTACGTGCCGGCACCGGCGTCACCGCTGCGGTAGGTGCCGGGGGTGTAGCTGTCGCCGGTGACCGCCGCCATCGGCGGTCCACCGGCCGCCGTCGACCGGACCACGGTGCTGGCCGAGGACCGGCGGCGTTGCCCTGGCCGGTCGCGCTTCTCCTTGGGCTCGGGCAGCCGGGCCCATGCCGGCCGGTCGGCCGGCTGCACGGGGCTGATCGCCATCGTGGGCTGGGCCACGTGGCGCAGCACCGCGGTGTTGGCGCTGGCGTTGCCGAGATCGTCGCGGACCGCCTGCACCTGGGTCAGCAACGCCCCGGCGTCGGTCGGTCGCTGCCCCGGGTCCCGGCGGGTGGCCCGCACGACCAGGTCGTCGACCATCGCGGGAATCCCGGGCACCGTCTGCGACGGCGGCGGTACGTCCTGGTCGACGTGCTGCCAGGCCACCACGGCCGGCTGGTCGCCGTCGTACGGGACCCGGCCGGTGAGCATCTCGAACAGCACGATCCCGGCCGAGTAGACATCGGTACGCGGATCCGCCCGACCCTCGGTGACCAGCTCCGGTGCCACGTACGCCACCGTCGCCATCAGCTGCCCGGCGCCCGCCTCGGAACTGGCCTCCACCGCCTGGGCCAGGCCGAAGTCGGCGACCTTGACCACGCTGTCGATCAGGTTGCCCGCGCCACCGGTCGGTGCCTCGGCGACCAGTACGTTCTCCGGTTTGACGTCGCGGTGCACCAGGCCGGCCCGGTGCGCGGCACCGATGGCCGCCAGCATCTGGTCGAGGATGGCCAGCGCCTCACCCGGGTTGAGCCGGCGACGTTCCGCCAGCACGTCACGCAGTGTCCGGCCCCGGACGTACTCCATCACCAGGTACGGCAGCCCCTCGTGCACGCCCTGGTCGTAGACGGCGACGACATTGGGGTGGGTGAGCCGGGCGATGGTCTTCGCCTCGTCGGTGAACCGGTCGAGGAAACCCGTGTCGCGGCTGCGGACCTCATCGAGCTGCGTCGAATGGATGATCTTCAGTGCGACGGTACGTTCGAGCCGTTCGTCCGTGGCGGTGTACACGGTCGCCATGCCGCCCCGGGCCACGAGGGCACGGATGCGGTAGCGCCCGCCTATCAACGAGCCCATCAGCGAATCGGCGACCTGTGTGTCCATCGGCAGGCAGTCTATGCGGCCGGGGGGTGGCGGCAGAACACTGATCGACCCGGGCGGACCGAACCGGGCCAAACCGTTACCTGCGGGGTACGTGGTGGCGTGCGTGTGCTGCGTGGCAGGGTAGTCATGTGACAGATCCCGCCACCGCCGCGTCCGCGACACCGACCCCCGGCGGTCCCACCGACTGGCTCACCTTGCCCGAGG harbors:
- the pknB gene encoding Stk1 family PASTA domain-containing Ser/Thr kinase: MDTQVADSLMGSLIGGRYRIRALVARGGMATVYTATDERLERTVALKIIHSTQLDEVRSRDTGFLDRFTDEAKTIARLTHPNVVAVYDQGVHEGLPYLVMEYVRGRTLRDVLAERRRLNPGEALAILDQMLAAIGAAHRAGLVHRDVKPENVLVAEAPTGGAGNLIDSVVKVADFGLAQAVEASSEAGAGQLMATVAYVAPELVTEGRADPRTDVYSAGIVLFEMLTGRVPYDGDQPAVVAWQHVDQDVPPPSQTVPGIPAMVDDLVVRATRRDPGQRPTDAGALLTQVQAVRDDLGNASANTAVLRHVAQPTMAISPVQPADRPAWARLPEPKEKRDRPGQRRRSSASTVVRSTAAGGPPMAAVTGDSYTPGTYRSGDAGAGTYRSGDAGAGAGRGGWLRDPQNRLAVIAGVVVLVLLVGIGGWWFGAGRYTAAPELVSLDRAQAQALANERGLTVRFTDPRHDDTVARDLVLAQDPPGNGRVVRGGEIVLTLSLGPERYQVPDVVGKTLDLARVDLEKALLVLEQGPDRYDDNLPAGRVIAVDPPVGAEVTAGDVVTVTVSKGRAPITVPNVVGLDVNEARRVLEDLKLEPLVASEESDKPKDQVIGQEPADGAGVEEGAEIKLRVSEGPPAVTVPRMIDRPCPEAQAELQGLGFTVRVDFNPNGTVRYQSPGENSQVPPGTEVVIGCL